The window CGCATGCTGTGGATGGTGACCGGGAGTCTCCAGGAGGCCGTCTCCCTCTCTTAGCGGCTACTCGATGCAGCGAAGCCGCGGAGATGCGAGGGTGATCGAGACGCCTCCGCCTCGAGCAGGCAGCGCGCTGAGCACGTACCTACTGCAGCGTTCGGACGGGACTTCCGCGTCTCTATCCCGTGAGGCGAGAAGGCGGGACGATGACCCGCGGGATGGCGCGGGAGGGGGCGCTCGAACGCGATCGGCTGGCGGAGCTCTACGTTGAGCACGCCCCGGACGGCATCCGACTCGCCTTCCTGCTGACCGGTGACCGGGCTCTGGCCGAGGACCTGGTCCAGGAGGCGTTCGCGCGCCTGGTGGGGCGGCTGCGCCACCTACGAGATCCGGGGGCGTTCGGCGCGTACGTGCGTCGAACCATCGTGAACCTCGCCACGAGCCACTTCCGTCACCGCCGTGTCGAGCGGTCCTACCTCGAACG is drawn from Actinomycetota bacterium and contains these coding sequences:
- a CDS encoding SigE family RNA polymerase sigma factor; amino-acid sequence: MTRGMAREGALERDRLAELYVEHAPDGIRLAFLLTGDRALAEDLVQEAFARLVGRLRHLRDPGAFGAYVRRTIVNLATSHFRHRRVERSYLERTAAVPTIKGHPNEDLDETMHAALLQLPQRQRAAIVLRFYEDLSDVQTAEFLRCSPGTVRSLVSRAMKALREALEGMPR